From the genome of Pantoea alfalfae, one region includes:
- a CDS encoding LysR family transcriptional regulator produces the protein MDILGLISTFIRVVENGSIAAAARVKGMSPAAVSQSLSRLEAHLGVRLLSRTTRSMTLTENGKRYFEKVRHIPHDIELASQAAANETKPQGPLCIATTAAFGRYVLAPLMPAFKASFPDIDIELISTDRNVDHRLEGVDVSIRIEAQLNDQLIARKIASLPFIFCAAPAYLDRAGTPQTPGELSQHACLVFRYPTDRRFLPWTFMVNGQPVNAKPNPSFISDDIDIIAKIAINGGGIARLASFVAQPLIDSGLLRPLSWSGHSGESTIESLPMNIYACVTERSALNSKVRTFIEFVADAI, from the coding sequence ATGGACATTTTAGGGCTGATTAGCACTTTTATCCGCGTGGTGGAAAACGGCAGTATTGCAGCGGCGGCACGCGTTAAAGGTATGAGTCCGGCAGCAGTCAGCCAGAGTCTTTCCCGTCTTGAAGCGCATCTGGGCGTGCGACTGCTATCGCGTACCACCCGCAGCATGACCTTAACGGAAAACGGTAAACGCTATTTCGAGAAAGTCCGTCACATCCCACATGATATCGAACTCGCCTCTCAGGCTGCAGCGAATGAAACCAAACCGCAGGGGCCACTTTGTATCGCTACGACAGCCGCGTTTGGTCGGTACGTTCTGGCTCCCCTTATGCCCGCTTTCAAAGCGTCTTTCCCCGATATAGATATTGAACTGATCAGTACCGATCGCAACGTCGATCATCGCCTGGAAGGCGTCGATGTCAGTATCCGCATCGAAGCACAGTTGAATGATCAACTCATCGCCAGAAAAATCGCATCGCTACCCTTTATATTCTGTGCGGCTCCCGCTTACCTTGATCGCGCTGGCACGCCTCAGACGCCTGGAGAACTTAGCCAGCACGCCTGCCTGGTTTTCCGCTATCCCACCGACAGACGGTTTCTGCCATGGACGTTCATGGTCAACGGACAGCCTGTCAATGCAAAACCTAACCCCAGTTTTATCAGCGATGATATTGATATTATTGCTAAAATAGCCATAAACGGCGGCGGCATTGCCCGTCTGGCAAGCTTTGTTGCTCAGCCGCTGATAGACAGCGGTCTGCTAAGGCCTTTGTCCTGGTCAGGTCACAGTGGCGAGAGCACCATTGAGTCCCTGCCCATGAATATCTATGCCTGTGTCACCGAACGTTCGGCACTCAATTCGAAAGTACGGACATTTATTGAATTTGTGGCCGATGCGATTTAA
- a CDS encoding DUF1158 domain-containing protein, producing the protein MNNPFETLIVPGGILLLGFLSALLLPAPAFSVTVAQHLLQMFHLQDLNQLYTVVFCVWFLLLGALEFFVIRFVWRRWFRS; encoded by the coding sequence ATGAATAACCCTTTTGAGACGTTGATCGTGCCAGGTGGCATTTTGCTGCTGGGCTTTCTCTCGGCGCTGCTGCTGCCCGCACCCGCCTTTAGCGTGACGGTGGCGCAGCACCTGTTGCAGATGTTTCATCTGCAGGATCTGAATCAGCTCTACACGGTGGTGTTTTGCGTCTGGTTTTTGCTGCTGGGCGCACTGGAGTTTTTTGTGATCCGCTTTGTCTGGCGTCGCTGGTTCAGGAGCTGA
- the azuC gene encoding stress response protein AzuC yields MKRIIKHVFRAYVETFKHVPPGAMY; encoded by the coding sequence ATGAAACGCATCATTAAACACGTATTCCGCGCTTACGTTGAGACGTTCAAACACGTACCGCCGGGTGCCATGTACTAA
- the pdxR gene encoding MocR-like pyridoxine biosynthesis transcription factor PdxR translates to MPKNESLTGPSLLSTLTLQRGTSRGLSEQLRQLIEQAIGEGRLQPGARLPSCRDLAVQLGVARGTVRASYDMLVDGQFLQARGAAGTFVSPLPPLKPVSVDAERQLLEGAEGYEAPPLIFQMGIPASDAFPAKVWLRILQRQTRMQVSRPASYPDPRGSLALRQALVAYLAVARGLRCQTDQIIITSGYAGAMGLIGLAMDFQGKTAWLEDPGFWVARRAVDALRVTPVAVPVDAEGLQVEAGMARAPDAAFALVTPGQQAPLGMTMSLARRHALLSWASREQRWIIEDDYLGELQPGNRAAPALAALDSEGRVLHIGTFSKTLTPHLRLGFIVVPTALTARFGEVCALLAPASSGLLHNAVAEFLREGHFMRHLRRMKRVYQERLEQMIAALHPHFPDLQRAGLAVIVRLPAGTPDEVIAQQAAEWGMAPSPLSIWYQQADQRGAGLLLGAAHLPREGYARSAERLKALVDAQAVSS, encoded by the coding sequence GTGCCAAAAAATGAGAGTCTGACTGGTCCATCGCTGCTTTCCACGCTGACACTCCAGCGCGGTACGTCACGTGGCCTCAGCGAACAGCTACGCCAGCTGATTGAACAGGCGATTGGAGAAGGGCGCTTACAGCCCGGTGCGCGTCTGCCCTCCTGTCGCGATCTGGCGGTGCAGCTCGGCGTGGCGCGCGGCACGGTACGTGCCAGCTATGACATGCTGGTCGATGGTCAGTTTCTGCAGGCCAGAGGTGCGGCGGGTACCTTCGTCAGCCCATTACCGCCGTTGAAACCGGTCAGCGTCGATGCTGAACGCCAGCTGCTGGAGGGTGCAGAGGGGTATGAAGCGCCACCGCTGATCTTCCAGATGGGCATTCCTGCCAGCGATGCATTCCCGGCCAAAGTCTGGCTGCGCATTCTGCAGCGTCAGACGCGCATGCAGGTCAGCAGACCGGCCAGCTATCCCGATCCACGCGGCAGCTTAGCGTTGCGGCAGGCGCTGGTGGCCTACCTTGCGGTGGCACGCGGCCTGCGCTGTCAGACGGACCAGATTATTATTACCAGCGGCTATGCGGGCGCGATGGGCCTGATTGGCCTTGCGATGGATTTTCAGGGCAAAACGGCCTGGCTGGAAGATCCCGGATTCTGGGTGGCGCGTCGCGCGGTTGACGCGCTGCGCGTTACGCCGGTTGCCGTGCCGGTTGATGCCGAAGGGTTGCAGGTGGAGGCCGGGATGGCCCGCGCGCCGGATGCCGCTTTTGCGCTGGTGACACCAGGACAGCAGGCACCGCTTGGCATGACCATGAGTCTGGCACGCCGCCATGCATTGCTGAGCTGGGCCAGTCGCGAGCAGCGCTGGATTATCGAAGATGACTATCTCGGCGAGCTTCAGCCCGGTAATCGCGCGGCTCCGGCACTGGCCGCGCTCGACAGCGAGGGACGCGTATTGCACATCGGTACCTTCAGTAAGACGCTGACGCCGCACCTGCGGCTCGGTTTTATCGTGGTTCCGACGGCGCTGACGGCCCGCTTCGGCGAGGTGTGCGCATTACTTGCGCCAGCCTCTTCGGGATTGCTGCACAATGCGGTAGCGGAGTTTCTGCGGGAAGGTCACTTTATGCGGCATCTGCGGCGCATGAAGCGCGTCTATCAGGAGCGGCTGGAGCAGATGATCGCGGCGCTCCATCCTCACTTTCCCGATCTGCAACGTGCCGGGCTGGCGGTGATTGTCCGCTTACCCGCCGGTACGCCGGATGAGGTGATTGCCCAGCAGGCAGCAGAGTGGGGCATGGCGCCGTCGCCGCTGTCGATCTGGTATCAGCAGGCGGATCAGCGCGGGGCAGGCCTGCTGCTGGGGGCGGCACATCTGCCACGTGAAGGTTATGCGCGCAGTGCCGAACGGCTAAAAGCGCTGGTCGATGCGCAGGCGGTCAGCTCCTGA
- a CDS encoding carboxymuconolactone decarboxylase family protein — MSERIDFHSAAPAGMKALGGVYSYLAQTDLPLTLLELLFLRISQINGCAYCIDLHTKALNKSGMSWDKIVLTSVWQESGTLFSDKEKAALHWAECLTLIAQQGAPDACYATLKEQFSEKSIVDLNIAIGLMNTYNRMAISLKKLPASANQS, encoded by the coding sequence ATGAGCGAACGTATCGATTTCCACAGTGCAGCACCGGCAGGCATGAAAGCGCTGGGCGGCGTATACAGTTATCTGGCGCAAACCGATCTGCCGCTCACTTTACTGGAACTGCTGTTCCTGCGCATATCGCAGATTAACGGCTGCGCCTACTGCATTGATTTACATACCAAAGCGCTGAATAAATCAGGCATGAGTTGGGATAAGATTGTATTGACCTCGGTCTGGCAGGAATCCGGCACGCTGTTCAGTGATAAAGAGAAGGCGGCCCTGCACTGGGCTGAATGCCTGACGCTGATTGCTCAGCAGGGCGCGCCGGATGCCTGCTATGCCACATTAAAAGAGCAATTTAGCGAGAAAAGTATTGTCGATCTGAACATCGCAATTGGCCTGATGAACACCTATAACCGCATGGCGATAAGTCTGAAAAAGCTGCCTGCCAGCGCGAATCAGTCATAA
- the mntP gene encoding manganese efflux pump MntP, whose translation MTFIATLILALGMSMDAFAAALGKGATLHRPGFKEALRTGLIFGTIEALTPLIGWALGLAASRYIMAWDHWVAFSLLAFLGGRMMMEGFRKTAVTEPCEAPQSHGFMVLATTAVATSLDALAVGVGLAFLQVNIITTALTIGAATTVMATTGVLVGRFIGPVLGKWAEVLGGVVLIAVGSTILLQHLGYTA comes from the coding sequence ATGACCTTTATTGCTACTTTAATTCTTGCGCTGGGTATGTCGATGGACGCGTTTGCCGCTGCGCTGGGCAAAGGTGCCACACTGCATCGTCCTGGTTTTAAAGAAGCGCTGCGTACCGGTCTGATCTTTGGCACCATTGAAGCGCTGACTCCACTGATTGGCTGGGCGCTTGGCCTGGCCGCCAGCCGTTATATCATGGCATGGGATCACTGGGTTGCCTTCAGCCTGCTGGCGTTTCTCGGTGGCCGTATGATGATGGAAGGTTTCCGTAAGACGGCCGTCACCGAACCCTGCGAAGCCCCGCAAAGCCACGGCTTTATGGTACTGGCAACTACCGCCGTCGCGACCAGCCTCGATGCGCTGGCTGTCGGTGTCGGACTGGCTTTCCTGCAGGTGAATATCATTACCACCGCGCTGACCATTGGTGCCGCCACCACGGTGATGGCGACCACAGGCGTATTAGTCGGTCGCTTTATCGGTCCGGTGCTGGGAAAATGGGCGGAAGTGCTGGGTGGCGTGGTCTTAATCGCCGTAGGCTCCACCATTCTGTTGCAGCATCTCGGCTACACCGCCTAG